The Effusibacillus pohliae DSM 22757 DNA window GTCGATGTAGAAGCCGATCAGCCGCGTTACTGCCAGGAAGTACGCGCAGCAGACCACCACGTTCGATACGACGACCGCCCAGGCGACCCCCATGATTCCGACTCCCGGTTTCGATGCAAACCAGTAGATGATCGCCAGTTTGATCGCCGAACCGGCAATCGAGTACGCCATCGCCTGCCCCGCCTTGTTCATTCCCTGCAAAATGCCGGACAGGGGCGATTTCAAATAGATGAAAAAGCCGACCGGCGCCATCACCGCCAGAATCGGTCCGGCGTCGGGGGTGTTGTAGATCGCTGTCGACAGTTCGGTCGCCAACAGAGTGAAAATGACGGATGATGGCAGCCCGATCATCGCCGTGAAGCGAAATGCCTGGTACAGCCTTCTCTGCACCAGCATCGGTTGATGGAGGGCGACCGCTTCCGAGATGGAAGGGACCAGGGTAGTTGCCAACGCGTATGTGAAGACGGTCGGCAATACAAGCAAGGACACCGCGTAGCCGGAATACAGGCCGAATGCGGCGGTCGCTTCTTCTTTCAGCAGCCCTGATGCAAGCAAAGCGCGCGGGATCAAAAGCGTTTCCAGCCAGTAGACAAACGAGCCGATCACGCCCGACACCAGCACCGGCACCGCCACTTCAAACAGCGAGCGGATCGTTTTCGCATAGGATTCCGGTTGTGCTCCCGGCGGCATGGGCGGCATCGGGATCCGCTGCCACCGGTATTTTCGCCAGTAGCAGAAGGCGATGTACGCCAGATAGGTCAATTCACCGGCCAATACGCCGAGCATCGCTCCTGCCGACGCTTTCACGAGGTCGGGCATGCAGGCATACACGATGGCGAGCGTCAGGCTGCAGCGGACGACCGTTTCCAGGATCCAGCCGACGGAAGGCGGGGTCTGATTTTGAATGCCCTGAAAATAGCCGCGCAAAATGGATGACCAGGAGATCACCAGGATCGTCGGTGCCATCGCCAAAACGGTGTAGTACGTGCGGGAATCGGTCAGCACGTGCTGAGTCAGCCACGGTGCCAATGCGAGCAGTGCGATCGTCAACAAAGTGGATAATGCAGTCACAACCACGGTGGTAAACCCCATCACCCGCTTGACCTTGCGGCGGTCGCCGACGGCGATCGCTTCCGCCACCACTTTTGACACTGCGGTGGGCAATCCGACGGTTGACAAGGTCAGAATCATCATTAACATGGGGAACACCATGCGGAACAGCCCAATTCCTTCAGGTCCGATCACCCGGTTGAGAACAATCTGCATCCCCATCCCGATGATTTTGGTGATCACGCTGGCAAGGACCAGAACCATCGCCCCATGCAGGAATGATTGTTTGCTCATAGTGCCGTCCCCTCTGTCCAGAGTCTCTCTACCAAACCTATGCGGACAGGTGCAGGGTTAGTCCCAAAATTAGCGGCAGGATTTTTTTCAAAAAAATCGAATTAGAAAAAAGCGATACAAGCGACTTCAAAAGGGGGCATTCCCTTTGGACGACAAGGAATTGTCTGCCATGATCGAGCAGTTGTGCCATTCGAAAGCGGAGGAGTTTCGGCTGTTGGGCTATCACGTGGAGGGAGCGGACATCTGGAAGTGCGTTTCCAGCCAATACAAAAAGGAAATGCCTCCCCTTCACAAGATCGTCAACGACATTTTGTCATTGAAAGCGAACAAATACATGAATTGGGCGATGCTGGAAGCGTACAAAGGGGTAAATTGACACTGTTGAAGGACAAGCCGTATACTGAAGCTATTGACTGAGCAGTCGTTGAAGGAGGCCATTATGAAGTGGAGTAAACTGATTACGCTCCTGATCGTGCTGGCACTGTTTGCCGGATTGGCGGGAATGACCACCAAGCGGTTGTGGGACGGCATCCCGCTGGGACTCGATCTGCAGGGCGGATTTGACGTGTTATACGAGGTGCTGCCCGCGGACAACCAACCGGTTACGCGGGAAGGCGTGCTGGCTACGCAACGGGCCCTGGAAAATCGGGTGAACGCGCTCGGTGTACGGGAGCCGAACATCACGATCGAAGGGACCAACCGGATCCGCGTCCAGTTGGCCGGGGTCGAGAACCAGGAGGAAGCGAAGCGGATTCTCGGCGAGCCGGCGAAACTGGAATTTCGTGCGCCGGACGACAAGACCGTACTGCTGACAGGGGCCGATTTGAAACCGAATGCGCGTTATCAGCAGGACCCGAACACGGGGCGGCCGGAAGTGGCGGTCGAGTTTGCAGATCCGAAAAAATTGCAGGATGTGACGACCAAGTACCTCGGTCAACAGATGGGAATCTGGTTGAATGGCCGAATGCTTTCGAAACCTTTTATCCAGGCTGTCATTTCGGACGGAAAAGCGGTCATTAACGGAATGGCCAGCCCGAAAGAAGCCAACGAACTGGCGACGCTACTGAACGCCGGAGCACTGCCCTACCCGATCAAGGAACTGTCGTCGATGTCCGTCGGGGCGACGCTGGGACAGGCGGCGTTGCAGAAAACGCTGTACGCGGCGGGCATCGCGTTCATTCTGATTTTTGTGTTCATGCTCGTCGTCTATCGTTTGCCCGGACTGATCGCCAACATCGCGCTCCTGATGTACATGTATCTGCTGGTCGCGGTGTTCCGGGGAATGGACATCGTGCTCACGCTGCCGGGACTTGCGGCGCTGGTGCTCGGCGTCGGGATGGCGGTTGACGTGAACATCATCGCGTACGAACGGATGAAAGACGAATTCCGCGCCGGCAAGACGCTGCTGTCGGCCGTGATCATGGGGCAGAAACGGTCGCTGCCGACGATCATCGACGCCAACACTACCTCGCTGATCGCGGGTGCCATCATGTTGTGGTTCGGCTCCGGTCAGGTTCGCGGCTTTGCGATCGCCCACATCATTTCCATACTGGCGTCATTTCTGACGGCGGTGCTCCTGTCCCGCTGGATGCTGTTGCTGCTCGTGCGGTCGAATCTGGTGAAAAATCCGTGGTGGTTTGGAGCCCCCAAGGAGGGCAAGGCGCAATGAGACGATTTGATATTGTACGCAAGCGAAAATGGTTCTTTCTCGTCTCGATCGTGTTGGCTATTGCCGGCATGGTCGCGATGTTGACGATGGGGTTGAATCTCGGGACCGATTTTAAAGCGGGAACGCGCGTGCAGGTGCAACTGGGGCCCGGATTCTCCAGCTCTGAAGTGGTCAATCTGTTTGACCAGATGGGGCTGCACGGGGCACATGTGACGTCGGCGGGCAACCAGGGGGAGACGGCCGTCATCCGGCTGGCGCAAAAGATTACCCCAGAACAGGAAGCGACGATTAAACAGACACTGAAAAGCAAGTACCCGAACGCACTCGACCCGGAAATCGTGTCGGTCGACCCGAGCGTGGCGCGCGAATTGACGCAGAAAGCGTTCTGGGCGTTGCTGGCCGCTTCGGTCGGGATTATCGTCTATATGGCGATCCGGTTTGAATACCGGTTCGCGATTTCCGGTGTCATCTCGCTGCTGCAAGTGGTGCTGCTGGTGGTCTCGATCTTCGCGTTGCTGCAGCTGGAGATCGACCTGCCGTTTATTGCCGCGGTCCTGACGATCGTCGGATATAGCATTCATGATACGATCGTGATTTTTGACCGGATTCGCGAAAAGATGAAATATGCGAAAGTGAAAACCAAGAGCGACCTGGAAGATCTGGTCAACCAATCGCTGTGGGAGACGATGAACCGCTCGATCAACACCATTTTGACGGTGATTTTTGCGGCAGGCGCCTTGTGGCTCTTGGGCGGGCAGGCGATCCGCAACTTTTCGCTGGCGCTGTTGATCGGCCTGGTCATCGGCGGGATGTCGTCGATTTTCATCGCTTCGCAGCTGTGGGTGACTTGGCGGGCCCGCAGTTTGAAAGAGGCGGCGAAGTAAGCGGACAATTTGCCAGATAGGAAAGACCAACAAGGCGGACTTGTTGGTCTTTTTGCAGAACACGAGCTGGGGAAAGGATTTGCGCTGCATGAAACAGACGAAACGGTGGCTGCTCGCCGAGGCGGACGCACAACTGGCCGGCAGGCTGGCAGAACAGCTTGGCCTGCCGCCGGTGATCGCCAGGCTGTTGGTCCGCCGCGGAATTGTGGATGCCGATGCCGCAAGGCGGTTTCTCAATCCGGACCGGTCCGGATTTTACGACCCGTTTTTGATGAAGGACATGGAAAAAGCGGTGGCACGAATCCGACAAGCGATCGCCAGCGGCGAGCGGATCATGGTATACGGAGACTACGATGCGGACGGAGCGACGTCGACCAGCCTGATGTACCTGGCGCTGAAACAACTGGGAGCCCAAGTCGAATTTTACATACCGGATCGGTTTGCAGAGGGGTACGGTCTGAACGGTCCCGCTCTGGTGCAGGCAAAAGACCGGGGCTTTCGACTGGTGGTGACGGTGGATAACGGAATTGCGGCGGTCGAGGAAGCCCGTATCGCGAATCAGTTGGGGCTCGACCTGATCGTCACCGACCATCACACTCCGCCGGATGTGCTGCCGGACGCCTATGCGATTTTGAATCCGAAGCAGCCGGGCTGCCGCTATCCCGACAAAATGCTGGCCGGTGTGGGCGTCGCGTTCAAAGTGGCGCAGGCGCTGTTGGGCAAACTGCCGGAAGAGTTTCTTGATCTGGCAGCCGTCGGGACGATCGCCGACCTGGCGCCGCTGGTCGATGAAAACCGCCTGTTTGCCTGCTGCGGGCTGGAACGGATCAATCAAAGTCCCCGCCTCGGCCTGCAGGCGCTGATCGAGGTAAGCGGCTTACAGGGAAAAGTGATTACGGCGGGTCACGTCGGGTTTGCACTTGGCCCGCGGATCAACGCAGCGGGTCGGTTGGATTCGGCCACCTATGCGGTCGAGCTGCTGACAACGGAAGATGAGGCGCGCGCTTGGGAACTCGCCCGTTTTTTGAATGAACGCAACCAGGAGCGGCAGGATCTGAGTACGCAGATGTTCGAAGAAGCGGTGCACGAGGTGGAGGCCCATCCCGAATGGCTGAACGACCGCGTGCTCGTGATCGCCAAGGAAGGGTGGAACGCGGGCGTGATCGGGATCGTCGCGTCCCGCCTTGTCGAACGCTATTACCGCCCGACGTTGATGATTTCGCTGAGCGATGGAATGGGCAAAGGGTCCGCCCGCAGCATCGACGGGTTTCATTTGTACGATGCGATGAACGGCTGCCGGGAACTGTTCGAGCATTTTGGCGGACACAAGATGGCGGCCGGATTTTCGATTGAAGCGGACAAAATCGGGGAACTGCGCACCCGTATGAATCAAATTGCGCAGGAAATATTGGCGCCGGAGGATCTGATTCCGAAAATTGACATCGACGCGGAAGTGGACTTGCTTTCGCTCGATTTCGAGTTTGTTGAAATGGTGGAGCGGCTCGCGCCGTTCGGTTTTGGCAATCCCAGCCCTCGCTTTCAACTGAACGGATTGGATCTGGAACTCTGCCGTTCGGTCGGGCAAACGGGAGAACATCTGCAGCTGCAGGTTGCAAAAGGGAGCGCGAAGCTGGCGGGCATCGCGTTTCGCCGCGGTGAGGAAGCCGATTTGATCAATCAATGGCAGCGGCTGGATCTGGTGGGCGAGCTTGCGATCAACGAGTGGAACGGGCGGCGAAGTCTGCAGTTGATTTTGGATGACTGGCGGCCGAACGCGATCCAGGTGTTTGACTGCCGGCAGGTGCAGGACAAGCCGCGCTGGTTGGGAGAACAGGCGGGGCAGAAAGACCTGGTGGTGATCTGTTTCCATCCGGAATCGGTGGCGGAGGTGACCCGCGCCCTGGAGCCGTACCCATGGCAGGAGCCGCACACGCACCGCGTGTATACGGCGGATGCGGAAGGATATTTGAGCGAGGTCTGGAGCACCCTCTGGTCCGTTGGGGGAGCGTCGGTTGCACGCGACGAAGCGATCGCCGCCTGGCAGCAGGCGGCGGTTGCATGTGAGAAGGGGGCCGAGCCGGCAAACGCCGGTCAGGAGGAACCCGATTTTCTCAGCGGAGATGTGGTGCTGTACGACTTGCCGCTTTCCTTGCAGCAGTACCAGACTGTATTGCAAAAAATGGCCGGAGCCTGCCGCCTGCACCTGCTGCACGGAGCGGCCGACAAACGGTGGATGGAGCAGCAGCAGTCGTTTTTGCTACCGGATCGGAAATTTTTTGCCGGCATTTACAAACTGCTGCTGGAAACAGGTTCCGCTACGGATGAGCAGATCCGGCAGCGGCTGAAACCGGTGTATCACGAGGCGGCCAATCTGGTGCTCGCGGTTTTTGTCGAACTGGGGTTTGCAGTTCGCCGCGGGAACACGTATCATGTGAATAAGGGGAGTATCAAACGATCTTTAGAAGAGTCAGACCTGTATCGCGAGCGGCTGGCGCGAATCGATGCCTGCAGGCGGGTGATTGCGGCGCTGATCGATTCGTCTGGCGAGCAAGCGGTGGCGCAGGTTCTGCGGTGGGTAACCGCCAAGTCGGAAGGAGTACGGGGCATATGAATTTAAAGGAAAAAATTCGGGTGATTCCCGATTTCCCGGAGCCGGGAATTCGGTT harbors:
- the spoVB gene encoding stage V sporulation protein B → MSKQSFLHGAMVLVLASVITKIIGMGMQIVLNRVIGPEGIGLFRMVFPMLMMILTLSTVGLPTAVSKVVAEAIAVGDRRKVKRVMGFTTVVVTALSTLLTIALLALAPWLTQHVLTDSRTYYTVLAMAPTILVISWSSILRGYFQGIQNQTPPSVGWILETVVRCSLTLAIVYACMPDLVKASAGAMLGVLAGELTYLAYIAFCYWRKYRWQRIPMPPMPPGAQPESYAKTIRSLFEVAVPVLVSGVIGSFVYWLETLLIPRALLASGLLKEEATAAFGLYSGYAVSLLVLPTVFTYALATTLVPSISEAVALHQPMLVQRRLYQAFRFTAMIGLPSSVIFTLLATELSTAIYNTPDAGPILAVMAPVGFFIYLKSPLSGILQGMNKAGQAMAYSIAGSAIKLAIIYWFASKPGVGIMGVAWAVVVSNVVVCCAYFLAVTRLIGFYIDLVDTMKILISTLVMSLIIIQAKAVSAGMSANYTVIFSISIGMAVYLMLLFLFRALSLHTVRRIPYVGPAMARVLQWIPFVK
- a CDS encoding post-transcriptional regulator, with translation MDDKELSAMIEQLCHSKAEEFRLLGYHVEGADIWKCVSSQYKKEMPPLHKIVNDILSLKANKYMNWAMLEAYKGVN
- the secD gene encoding protein translocase subunit SecD — its product is MKWSKLITLLIVLALFAGLAGMTTKRLWDGIPLGLDLQGGFDVLYEVLPADNQPVTREGVLATQRALENRVNALGVREPNITIEGTNRIRVQLAGVENQEEAKRILGEPAKLEFRAPDDKTVLLTGADLKPNARYQQDPNTGRPEVAVEFADPKKLQDVTTKYLGQQMGIWLNGRMLSKPFIQAVISDGKAVINGMASPKEANELATLLNAGALPYPIKELSSMSVGATLGQAALQKTLYAAGIAFILIFVFMLVVYRLPGLIANIALLMYMYLLVAVFRGMDIVLTLPGLAALVLGVGMAVDVNIIAYERMKDEFRAGKTLLSAVIMGQKRSLPTIIDANTTSLIAGAIMLWFGSGQVRGFAIAHIISILASFLTAVLLSRWMLLLLVRSNLVKNPWWFGAPKEGKAQ
- the secF gene encoding protein translocase subunit SecF, coding for MRRFDIVRKRKWFFLVSIVLAIAGMVAMLTMGLNLGTDFKAGTRVQVQLGPGFSSSEVVNLFDQMGLHGAHVTSAGNQGETAVIRLAQKITPEQEATIKQTLKSKYPNALDPEIVSVDPSVARELTQKAFWALLAASVGIIVYMAIRFEYRFAISGVISLLQVVLLVVSIFALLQLEIDLPFIAAVLTIVGYSIHDTIVIFDRIREKMKYAKVKTKSDLEDLVNQSLWETMNRSINTILTVIFAAGALWLLGGQAIRNFSLALLIGLVIGGMSSIFIASQLWVTWRARSLKEAAK
- the recJ gene encoding single-stranded-DNA-specific exonuclease RecJ, with product MKQTKRWLLAEADAQLAGRLAEQLGLPPVIARLLVRRGIVDADAARRFLNPDRSGFYDPFLMKDMEKAVARIRQAIASGERIMVYGDYDADGATSTSLMYLALKQLGAQVEFYIPDRFAEGYGLNGPALVQAKDRGFRLVVTVDNGIAAVEEARIANQLGLDLIVTDHHTPPDVLPDAYAILNPKQPGCRYPDKMLAGVGVAFKVAQALLGKLPEEFLDLAAVGTIADLAPLVDENRLFACCGLERINQSPRLGLQALIEVSGLQGKVITAGHVGFALGPRINAAGRLDSATYAVELLTTEDEARAWELARFLNERNQERQDLSTQMFEEAVHEVEAHPEWLNDRVLVIAKEGWNAGVIGIVASRLVERYYRPTLMISLSDGMGKGSARSIDGFHLYDAMNGCRELFEHFGGHKMAAGFSIEADKIGELRTRMNQIAQEILAPEDLIPKIDIDAEVDLLSLDFEFVEMVERLAPFGFGNPSPRFQLNGLDLELCRSVGQTGEHLQLQVAKGSAKLAGIAFRRGEEADLINQWQRLDLVGELAINEWNGRRSLQLILDDWRPNAIQVFDCRQVQDKPRWLGEQAGQKDLVVICFHPESVAEVTRALEPYPWQEPHTHRVYTADAEGYLSEVWSTLWSVGGASVARDEAIAAWQQAAVACEKGAEPANAGQEEPDFLSGDVVLYDLPLSLQQYQTVLQKMAGACRLHLLHGAADKRWMEQQQSFLLPDRKFFAGIYKLLLETGSATDEQIRQRLKPVYHEAANLVLAVFVELGFAVRRGNTYHVNKGSIKRSLEESDLYRERLARIDACRRVIAALIDSSGEQAVAQVLRWVTAKSEGVRGI